A genomic stretch from Oncorhynchus gorbuscha isolate QuinsamMale2020 ecotype Even-year linkage group LG20, OgorEven_v1.0, whole genome shotgun sequence includes:
- the LOC124007408 gene encoding short-chain specific acyl-CoA dehydrogenase, mitochondrial-like isoform X2, with protein sequence MHQMMRQTCRDYADRELAPIAGKVDKEHLFPARQVRELGAMGVMAVEVPEALGEAGMDYLAYSLAVEEISRGCGSTGCVVSVNNSLYIGPILKFGTPEQKDQWITPFTTGEKVGCFALSEPGNGSDAGAASTLARQEGEEWVLNGTKAWISNCWDASATVVFATTDKSLKHKGISAFLVPMPHPGLSLGKKEDKLGIRATSTANLILEDCRIPLGNMLGPRGSGFKIAMQTLDSGRIGIASQALGIAQAALDCAADYAHKRTAFGAPIGKLQAVQFKLADMAVAVESARLLTWKAAMLKDAKKPFTKEAAMAKLSASEAATFCGHQSIQVLGGMGYVTDMPAERHYRDARITEIYEGTSEIQRLVIAGQLLKEYVP encoded by the exons ATGCATCAGATGATGAGACAGACCTGTAGAGACTATGCAGACAGAGAACTGGCTCCTATAGCTGGCAAAGTAGACAAGGAGCACCTCTTTCCCGCCCGACAG GTGCGAGAGCTGGGTGCTATGGGGGTGATGGCTGTAGAGGTCCCTGAGGCGCTGGGGGAAGCAGGTATGGACTACCTGGCCTACTCTCTGGCCGTGGAGGAGATCAGTAGGGGATGTGGCAGCACTGGATGTGTGGTCTCGGTCAACAAc tcttTGTACATAGGGCCGATATTGAAGTTTGGAACACCGGAGCAGAAGGATCAGTGGATCACCCCTTTCACAACCGGAGAGAAAGTTGGCTGCTTCGCTCTGAGTGAACCAG gtaATGGTAGTGATGCAGGGGCAGCGTCTACATTAgccagacaggagggagaggagtgggtacTGAACGGGACTAAAGCCTGGATCAGCAACTGCTGGGATGCCTCAGCTACTGTCGTATTCGCTACCACCGACAAGTCACTCAAACACAAG GGTATCAGTGCATTCCTGGTGCCCATGCCTCACCCTGGCCTTTCCCTGGGGAAGAAGGAGGACAAGCTGGGCATCAGAGCAACCTCCACGGCCAACCTCATCCTGGAGGACTGTAGGATACCCCTGGGCAACATGCTGGGGCCACGAGGGTCTGGCTTCAAGATAGCCATG CAAACCCTGGACAGTGGGCGTATAGGCATAGCATCCCAGGCTCTGGGCATTGCTCAGGCGGCTCTGGACTGTGCTGCGGACTACGCTCACAAACGCACCGCCTTTGGAGCTCCCATTGGCAAGCTGCAGGCCGTACAG ttcaAGCTGGCGGACATGGCTGTAGCTGTTGAAAGCGCTCGTCTCCTCACTTGGAAGGCTGCAATGCTAAAAGACGCCAAGAAACCCTTCACcaag GAAGCAGCGATGGCCAAACTATCAGCGTCGGAGGCCGCTACCTTCTGCGGCCATCAG TCCATCCAGGTTCTTGGGGGAATGGGTTACGTGACGGACATGCCAGCAGAGAGGCACTACCGCGACGCGCGAATCACTGAGATCTACGAGGGCACCAGTGAGATCCAGAGACTGGTGATAGCCGGCCAGCTGCTGAAGGAGTATGTACCATAG
- the LOC124007229 gene encoding beta-crystallin B1-like yields the protein MSQTAKSASSQGTDGKDKGGPAATSKATKTGEPSVGNFRIMLFDQENFQGRMMEVQNECMNVCERGMDRVRSIIVESGPFVAFEQTNFRGEMFILEKGEYPRWDTWSNSYRSDCLMSLRPIRMDSLEHKICLFELSDFKGNKMEIQEDDVPTLWAHGFTDRVGSARVPGGVWVGYQYPGYRGYQYLFECGDYRHYNEFCAFQPQIQSMRRVRDMQFHQRGCFNLTSASK from the exons ATGTCTCAGACCGCCAAGTCCGCCTCCAGCCAGGGCACCGATGGCAAGGACAAGGGAGGCCCCGCCGCCACTAGCAAGGCCACGAAGACCGGAGAACCCAGCGTCGGAAACTTCCGA ATCATGCTGTTCGACCAGGAGAACTTCCAGGGCCGAATGATGGAGGTCCAGAACGAGTGCATGAACGTGTGTGAGCGCGGCATGGACAGAGTGCGCAGTATCATCGTCGAGAGCGGCCC CTTTGTTGCCTTTGAGCAGACTAACTTCCGTGGGGAGATGTTCATCCTGGAGAAGGGAGAGTACCCTCGCTGGGATACCTGGAGCAACTCTTACCGTAGCGACTGCCTCATGTCCCTCAGGCCCATCCGCATG GACAGCCTGGAGCACAAGATCTGTCTGTTTGAGCTCTCCGACTTCAAGGGCAATAAGATGGAGATCCAGGAGGACGACGTGCCCACCCTCTGGGCGCACGGCTTCACCGACAGGGTGGGCAGCGCGAGGGTGCCCGGCGGAGt gtgGGTGGGTTACCAGTACCCCGGATACAGAGGCTACCAGTACCTATTTGAGTGTGGTGACTACAGACACTACAACGAGTTCTGTGCCTTCCAGCCTCAGATCCAGTCCATGCGTCGCGTCAGGGACATGCAGTTCCACCAGCGCGGTTGCTTCAACCTCACCTCCGCCAGCAAGTGA
- the LOC124007408 gene encoding short-chain specific acyl-CoA dehydrogenase, mitochondrial-like isoform X1, with product MAALFKARKALGLCVCRSLSSLAELPEMHQMMRQTCRDYADRELAPIAGKVDKEHLFPARQVRELGAMGVMAVEVPEALGEAGMDYLAYSLAVEEISRGCGSTGCVVSVNNSLYIGPILKFGTPEQKDQWITPFTTGEKVGCFALSEPGNGSDAGAASTLARQEGEEWVLNGTKAWISNCWDASATVVFATTDKSLKHKGISAFLVPMPHPGLSLGKKEDKLGIRATSTANLILEDCRIPLGNMLGPRGSGFKIAMQTLDSGRIGIASQALGIAQAALDCAADYAHKRTAFGAPIGKLQAVQFKLADMAVAVESARLLTWKAAMLKDAKKPFTKEAAMAKLSASEAATFCGHQSIQVLGGMGYVTDMPAERHYRDARITEIYEGTSEIQRLVIAGQLLKEYVP from the exons ATGGCAGCACTTTTCAAAGCTAGAAAAG cccttgGCCTGTGTGTCTGTAGATCTCTGTCCTCGCTAGCTGAGCTACCAGAGATGCATCAGATGATGAGACAGACCTGTAGAGACTATGCAGACAGAGAACTGGCTCCTATAGCTGGCAAAGTAGACAAGGAGCACCTCTTTCCCGCCCGACAG GTGCGAGAGCTGGGTGCTATGGGGGTGATGGCTGTAGAGGTCCCTGAGGCGCTGGGGGAAGCAGGTATGGACTACCTGGCCTACTCTCTGGCCGTGGAGGAGATCAGTAGGGGATGTGGCAGCACTGGATGTGTGGTCTCGGTCAACAAc tcttTGTACATAGGGCCGATATTGAAGTTTGGAACACCGGAGCAGAAGGATCAGTGGATCACCCCTTTCACAACCGGAGAGAAAGTTGGCTGCTTCGCTCTGAGTGAACCAG gtaATGGTAGTGATGCAGGGGCAGCGTCTACATTAgccagacaggagggagaggagtgggtacTGAACGGGACTAAAGCCTGGATCAGCAACTGCTGGGATGCCTCAGCTACTGTCGTATTCGCTACCACCGACAAGTCACTCAAACACAAG GGTATCAGTGCATTCCTGGTGCCCATGCCTCACCCTGGCCTTTCCCTGGGGAAGAAGGAGGACAAGCTGGGCATCAGAGCAACCTCCACGGCCAACCTCATCCTGGAGGACTGTAGGATACCCCTGGGCAACATGCTGGGGCCACGAGGGTCTGGCTTCAAGATAGCCATG CAAACCCTGGACAGTGGGCGTATAGGCATAGCATCCCAGGCTCTGGGCATTGCTCAGGCGGCTCTGGACTGTGCTGCGGACTACGCTCACAAACGCACCGCCTTTGGAGCTCCCATTGGCAAGCTGCAGGCCGTACAG ttcaAGCTGGCGGACATGGCTGTAGCTGTTGAAAGCGCTCGTCTCCTCACTTGGAAGGCTGCAATGCTAAAAGACGCCAAGAAACCCTTCACcaag GAAGCAGCGATGGCCAAACTATCAGCGTCGGAGGCCGCTACCTTCTGCGGCCATCAG TCCATCCAGGTTCTTGGGGGAATGGGTTACGTGACGGACATGCCAGCAGAGAGGCACTACCGCGACGCGCGAATCACTGAGATCTACGAGGGCACCAGTGAGATCCAGAGACTGGTGATAGCCGGCCAGCTGCTGAAGGAGTATGTACCATAG